The Hymenobacter sp. 5317J-9 genome has a window encoding:
- a CDS encoding methyltransferase: MLDLGCGEGKLLRLLLRHPKIEYILGMDVSHQALARAAQRLHLDEMPPRQRTRIDLIQGSLLYRDERLAGFDAAALVEVIEHLDPNRLAALEAVVFGQARPAHVFVTTPNADYNQLFEKLNAGEFRHDDHRFEWSRAEFAAWAAGVAERHGYQLRLESMGEEVEGVGAPSQMAVFGQPEPALSQLAKAVNT, encoded by the coding sequence GTGCTCGACCTGGGCTGCGGCGAAGGCAAGCTGCTGCGCCTGCTCCTGCGCCACCCCAAAATCGAGTACATTCTCGGCATGGACGTATCGCACCAGGCGCTGGCCCGCGCCGCCCAGCGTCTGCACCTCGACGAGATGCCCCCGCGCCAGCGCACCCGTATCGACCTCATCCAGGGCTCGTTGCTCTACCGCGACGAGCGCCTCGCCGGCTTCGACGCGGCGGCCCTGGTCGAAGTCATCGAGCACCTCGACCCGAACCGCCTCGCCGCCCTCGAAGCCGTGGTATTCGGCCAGGCCCGCCCGGCGCACGTCTTCGTCACTACCCCCAACGCCGATTACAACCAGCTTTTCGAAAAGCTAAACGCCGGCGAATTCCGCCACGACGACCACCGCTTCGAATGGTCCCGCGCCGAGTTTGCCGCCTGGGCCGCCGGCGTGGCTGAGCGGCACGGGTATCAGCTGCGGCTGGAGAGCATGGGGGAGGAGGTGGAAGGCGTGGGCGCGCCTTCGCAGATGGCGGTGTTTGGGCAACCCGAACCGGCTCTATCTCAATTAGCCAAAGCCGTTAACACCTAA
- a CDS encoding GH1 family beta-glucosidase, with protein sequence MLHLPPRYAEPLPPAFYPPSAPLPFSRADFGTDFSWGASAAAYQTEGAWQHQGKGPSIWDDFTRRKGAIRRNEHARVATDFYNRYETDLDLARGLGLSDFRFSAAWSRVLPAGTGAVSRRGLDFYDRLVDACLARDLRPWLTLYHWDLPSALQARGGWANRDVVGWFADYAQLMGRCLGDRVGHWAVLNEPMVFVGAGHLLGIHAPGRRHLGAFLAAAHHATLAQAEGGRALRAVLPEAAQIGTTFSCSYLTPHRPGNAYDEAATRRADAVLNRFFVEPALGLGYPLAELPALRWLLERYHKPGDERRMAFDFDFWGIQNYTREVVKFSPWLPLQWAALVPAKQRGVPYTDMGWEVYPESVYQMLKQFGAYPNAPKLLITESGSAFPDVATGGRVHDEARRAYLQAAIGQVLRARQEGVNVAGYFAWSLTDNFEWAEGYGPRFGLIHVDYETQERIVKDSGRWYRDFLSGAMVGAEQVREAALRQQ encoded by the coding sequence ATGCTGCACCTCCCGCCTCGCTACGCTGAGCCGTTGCCGCCGGCTTTCTACCCGCCGTCGGCCCCGTTGCCTTTCTCACGCGCCGATTTCGGCACCGATTTTTCGTGGGGTGCCTCCGCCGCCGCCTACCAGACGGAAGGCGCCTGGCAACACCAGGGCAAAGGGCCCAGCATCTGGGACGATTTCACGCGCCGCAAAGGCGCCATTCGCCGCAACGAGCACGCCCGCGTGGCCACTGACTTTTATAATCGCTACGAAACCGACCTCGACCTGGCGCGCGGGCTCGGGCTCAGCGACTTTCGCTTTTCGGCGGCGTGGTCGCGGGTACTGCCGGCGGGCACCGGCGCCGTGAGCCGCCGCGGGCTCGACTTCTACGACCGGCTGGTGGATGCCTGCCTGGCCCGCGACCTGCGGCCCTGGCTCACGCTCTACCATTGGGACTTGCCCAGCGCCCTGCAGGCCCGCGGCGGCTGGGCCAACCGCGACGTGGTGGGCTGGTTTGCGGACTATGCCCAGCTCATGGGGCGCTGCCTGGGCGACCGGGTGGGGCATTGGGCCGTGCTCAATGAGCCCATGGTGTTTGTGGGTGCCGGGCATTTGTTGGGAATTCACGCGCCCGGCCGGCGGCATTTGGGGGCCTTTCTGGCAGCGGCCCACCACGCCACGTTGGCCCAGGCCGAAGGCGGCCGTGCTTTGCGAGCCGTGTTGCCCGAAGCAGCCCAAATCGGTACCACTTTCTCCTGCTCTTACCTCACGCCGCACCGCCCCGGCAATGCCTACGACGAAGCCGCCACCCGCCGCGCCGATGCCGTGCTGAACCGCTTTTTTGTGGAGCCCGCCCTCGGCCTGGGCTACCCGCTGGCCGAGCTGCCGGCCCTGCGCTGGCTGCTGGAACGCTACCACAAGCCGGGCGACGAACGGCGCATGGCCTTCGATTTCGACTTCTGGGGCATTCAGAACTACACCCGCGAGGTGGTGAAATTCTCGCCTTGGCTGCCCCTGCAATGGGCTGCCCTGGTACCCGCCAAGCAGCGCGGCGTGCCTTACACCGACATGGGCTGGGAGGTATATCCGGAGTCGGTTTACCAAATGTTAAAGCAATTCGGCGCTTACCCCAATGCCCCAAAGCTGCTCATAACCGAAAGTGGCTCAGCGTTCCCGGATGTGGCAACGGGAGGACGGGTGCACGATGAAGCGCGCCGCGCCTACCTGCAGGCCGCCATCGGCCAGGTGCTGCGGGCCCGACAGGAAGGGGTGAACGTAGCCGGCTATTTTGCCTGGAGCCTGACCGATAATTTCGAGTGGGCTGAGGGCTACGGCCCGCGCTTTGGCCTCATCCACGTCGACTACGAAACCCAGGAGCGCATCGTGAAAGATTCCGGGCGCTGGTACCGTGATTTCCTGAGCGGGGCAATGGTTGGAGCAGAACAGGTTCGGGAAGCTGCCTTGCGCCAGCAGTAA
- a CDS encoding glycosyltransferase family protein: MPRILYAIQGTGNGHLARALDVVPLLQARCEQVDVLVSGPPADLPLPFAVKHRAQGMGFLFGKKGGINFVKTFWQFNSATFLREVRQLPVEQYDLVISDFEPVSSWACKLREVPCVALSHQSVVLHPKAPRPRGEDPAGRAVLRHYAPSTAQYGFHFQAYAPEISTPVIRQQVRELRAVNDGHYTVYLPAYEEKLLVERLQYLSRSTRWEVFSKHSTAAATHGNVQVWPVSGPAFLDSLGRSAGVLCGAGFETPAEALYLGKKLLVMPMKQQYEQQCNAAALAHMGVPVIKSLKDKNLDKVDQWLHEEGTIAVDYPDGTAAVLDRLLRQQLPDANGRAPARQRARGLAV; this comes from the coding sequence ATGCCCCGCATTCTATACGCCATTCAGGGCACCGGCAACGGGCACCTGGCCCGCGCCCTCGACGTGGTGCCCCTGTTGCAGGCCCGCTGCGAGCAGGTCGACGTGCTGGTGAGCGGCCCGCCGGCCGACCTGCCGCTGCCCTTCGCCGTGAAGCACCGGGCGCAGGGCATGGGCTTTTTGTTTGGCAAAAAGGGTGGCATCAACTTCGTAAAAACCTTCTGGCAGTTCAATTCGGCCACGTTTCTGCGTGAGGTGCGCCAGCTGCCGGTAGAACAGTACGACTTGGTCATCAGCGACTTCGAGCCGGTGAGCAGCTGGGCCTGCAAGCTGCGCGAGGTGCCCTGCGTGGCCCTGAGCCACCAGAGCGTGGTGTTGCACCCCAAGGCCCCGCGCCCCCGCGGCGAAGACCCGGCGGGCCGCGCCGTGCTGCGGCACTATGCCCCGAGTACGGCCCAGTACGGCTTTCATTTTCAGGCGTATGCGCCCGAAATCTCCACGCCGGTTATTCGGCAGCAGGTACGCGAACTGCGCGCCGTGAACGACGGCCACTACACCGTGTATCTGCCGGCTTACGAGGAAAAGCTGCTGGTGGAGCGCCTGCAGTACTTGAGCCGCAGCACCCGCTGGGAGGTGTTCAGCAAACACAGCACAGCGGCCGCCACTCACGGCAACGTGCAAGTGTGGCCGGTGAGCGGCCCGGCGTTTCTCGACAGCCTGGGCCGCTCGGCCGGGGTGCTGTGCGGCGCCGGCTTCGAAACGCCCGCCGAGGCTCTATATCTTGGTAAAAAGCTGTTGGTTATGCCCATGAAGCAGCAATATGAGCAGCAATGCAACGCCGCCGCACTGGCCCACATGGGCGTGCCCGTCATCAAAAGCCTGAAGGACAAGAACCTCGACAAAGTCGACCAGTGGCTGCACGAAGAGGGTACCATCGCCGTTGACTACCCCGACGGCACCGCAGCCGTATTAGACCGGCTGCTGCGCCAGCAGCTGCCCGATGCCAACGGCCGTGCCCCCGCCCGCCAGCGCGCCCGCGGCTTAGCGGTATAA
- a CDS encoding UDP-2,3-diacylglucosamine diphosphatase, whose protein sequence is MPGAPASPKPRRKRRVQVAVISDVHLGTYGCHATELLRYLKSIRPQVLVLNGDIVDIWQFSKNYWPPAHMRVVRYLAGLAAKGTAIHYLTGNHDELLRKFAGLRLGQFRLDNKLVLDLPHGRTWLFHGDVFDLTMRHSRWLARLGGHGYDLLILINRFVNYGLARLGRPRVALSKRVKERVKTAVAAVSNFEATAAAIAADEGYRYVACGHIHQPEIKALPTEKGEVVYLNSGDWVENLTALEYTAEAGWQLYYYNDDPRMQQAPEADATDAAEELADANPAQLLEGLLAEFNIKV, encoded by the coding sequence GTGCCTGGCGCTCCGGCCAGCCCCAAGCCCCGGCGCAAGCGCCGCGTGCAGGTGGCCGTGATTAGCGACGTGCACCTAGGCACCTACGGCTGCCACGCCACCGAACTGCTGCGCTACCTCAAAAGCATTCGGCCGCAGGTGCTGGTGCTCAACGGCGATATTGTGGACATCTGGCAATTCAGCAAAAACTACTGGCCGCCGGCCCACATGCGCGTAGTGCGCTACTTGGCCGGCCTGGCTGCCAAAGGCACCGCCATTCACTACCTCACCGGCAACCACGACGAGCTGCTGCGCAAATTTGCCGGCCTCCGGCTGGGCCAGTTTCGGCTCGATAACAAGCTGGTGCTCGACCTGCCGCACGGCCGCACCTGGCTGTTTCACGGCGACGTGTTCGACCTGACCATGCGCCACTCGCGCTGGCTGGCCCGGCTGGGCGGGCACGGCTACGACCTGCTGATTCTGATAAACCGCTTCGTGAACTACGGCCTGGCCCGCCTGGGCCGGCCCCGCGTGGCCCTGAGCAAGCGGGTGAAGGAGCGGGTGAAAACCGCCGTGGCGGCCGTTAGCAACTTCGAGGCCACCGCGGCCGCCATTGCCGCCGACGAAGGGTACCGCTACGTGGCCTGCGGCCACATTCACCAACCCGAGATAAAGGCCTTGCCCACTGAAAAAGGGGAGGTGGTGTACCTGAATTCCGGCGACTGGGTGGAAAACCTCACGGCGCTGGAATACACAGCCGAGGCCGGCTGGCAGCTATATTACTATAACGACGACCCCCGCATGCAACAAGCCCCCGAAGCCGATGCTACCGATGCCGCCGAGGAACTCGCCGACGCCAACCCGGCGCAGCTATTGGAAGGACTGCTTGCGGAGTTCAACATCAAAGTCTGA
- a CDS encoding NUDIX hydrolase — protein sequence MQIIDRTRVFNGHYKIDQLLVQHDGHELKREQFVPGKAVAALVYDTARQVYVLTRQFRIGPEAELLEIAAGMIDRGEAPETAVRREIHEELGYEIDKLEEIVCIWPSPGMSSEEITVYYAEVSHKSGDGGGLAEEHESIELVDFSFEALVAEPLRDAKTVIAVQWVRLRQRA from the coding sequence ATGCAGATTATCGACCGCACCCGCGTTTTCAACGGCCATTATAAAATCGACCAGCTCCTGGTGCAGCACGACGGCCACGAGCTGAAGCGCGAGCAGTTTGTGCCGGGCAAAGCCGTGGCGGCGCTGGTGTATGACACGGCCCGCCAGGTGTATGTGCTCACGCGCCAGTTTCGCATCGGACCCGAGGCCGAGCTGCTGGAAATTGCCGCCGGCATGATAGACCGCGGCGAAGCGCCGGAAACTGCCGTGCGCCGCGAGATACACGAAGAGCTGGGCTACGAAATCGACAAGCTGGAGGAAATCGTGTGCATCTGGCCCTCGCCGGGCATGAGCTCGGAGGAAATCACCGTGTATTACGCCGAAGTGAGCCACAAATCCGGCGACGGCGGCGGGCTGGCCGAAGAACACGAAAGCATTGAGCTGGTGGATTTCTCCTTTGAAGCGCTGGTGGCCGAACCACTGCGCGACGCCAAAACGGTGATTGCCGTGCAATGGGTGCGCCTGCGGCAGCGGGCCTGA
- a CDS encoding DEAD/DEAH box helicase has product MTFDELNLIDPILKALKEEGYTTPTPIQEQAIPHVLEGKDLLGVAQTGTGKTAAFTVPILQVLHRTAQLERHAPRAIRCLVLTPTRELAIQINESFGAYGRHLSQIRHTVIFGGVGQNPQVQALKRGVEVLIATPGRLLDLMNQGFVDLRQIEVFVLDEADRMLDMGFINDIKRILPKLPTRRQTLFFSATMPGQIQELAATILRPNPVRVAVTPVSSTADTVTQSVYLVENNDKPGLLRHILQDKDIKRVLVFTRTKHGADKVVKTLAANQIPAEAIHGNKSQNHRQRALSNFKAGSTRVLVATDIAARGIDVDELTHVINYEIPNEPETYVHRIGRTGRAGAFGTAFSFVEDEERAYLQDIQKLINRQIDVEAEHPFVSGRIKPVMLHGNERIIRPKGPAGRPPRSGPREGGNGGRSGGQGGGRASGGQGNARPSGERNAGGRSDGGERNRPAASGGQGQSDTARRFGSGGARVNVGGNREGGDLGGRRRGEAGGSRRGSF; this is encoded by the coding sequence ATGACGTTTGACGAGTTAAATCTGATTGACCCCATTCTCAAAGCCCTCAAAGAAGAAGGCTACACCACCCCCACGCCCATTCAGGAGCAAGCCATCCCGCACGTGCTCGAAGGCAAAGACCTGCTCGGCGTGGCCCAAACCGGCACCGGCAAAACCGCAGCCTTCACGGTGCCCATTCTGCAGGTGCTGCACCGCACGGCCCAGCTCGAGCGCCACGCCCCCCGCGCCATTCGCTGCCTGGTGCTCACGCCCACCCGCGAGCTGGCCATCCAAATCAACGAAAGCTTTGGCGCCTACGGCCGCCACCTGAGCCAGATTCGCCACACCGTCATTTTCGGCGGCGTGGGCCAGAATCCGCAGGTGCAGGCCCTCAAGCGCGGCGTGGAAGTGCTTATTGCCACGCCCGGCCGCCTGCTCGACCTCATGAACCAGGGCTTTGTGGACCTGCGCCAGATTGAGGTGTTCGTGCTCGACGAAGCCGACCGCATGCTCGACATGGGCTTCATCAACGACATCAAGCGCATCCTGCCCAAACTGCCCACCCGCCGCCAGACGCTTTTTTTCTCGGCCACCATGCCCGGCCAGATTCAGGAGCTTGCCGCCACCATCCTGCGCCCCAACCCCGTGCGCGTGGCCGTGACGCCCGTGAGCAGCACCGCCGACACGGTGACGCAATCGGTGTATCTGGTGGAAAATAACGACAAGCCCGGCCTGCTGCGCCACATTCTGCAGGATAAGGACATCAAGCGCGTGCTGGTCTTTACCCGCACCAAGCATGGCGCCGATAAAGTGGTGAAAACCCTGGCGGCCAATCAGATTCCGGCCGAAGCCATTCACGGCAACAAAAGCCAGAACCACCGCCAGCGCGCGCTGTCCAACTTCAAAGCCGGCAGTACCCGCGTGCTCGTGGCCACCGACATTGCCGCCCGCGGCATCGACGTTGACGAGCTGACCCACGTCATCAACTACGAAATCCCGAACGAGCCCGAAACCTACGTTCACCGCATTGGCCGGACGGGCCGGGCCGGGGCGTTTGGCACCGCTTTCTCGTTTGTGGAAGACGAGGAGCGCGCCTACCTGCAAGACATCCAGAAGCTCATCAACCGCCAGATTGACGTGGAGGCCGAGCATCCGTTTGTATCGGGCCGCATCAAGCCCGTGATGCTACACGGCAACGAGCGCATCATCCGGCCTAAAGGCCCGGCCGGTCGCCCGCCCCGCTCAGGCCCCCGCGAGGGCGGCAACGGCGGCCGTTCGGGTGGCCAAGGTGGTGGCCGTGCCAGCGGCGGCCAGGGCAATGCCCGGCCCAGCGGGGAGCGCAACGCCGGCGGCCGTTCAGACGGCGGCGAGCGTAACCGCCCGGCGGCTTCTGGCGGCCAGGGCCAGTCGGACACTGCGCGCCGCTTCGGCAGTGGCGGGGCCCGCGTGAACGTGGGCGGCAACCGCGAGGGCGGCGACCTCGGCGGTCGTCGGCGCGGCGAAGCTGGTGGTTCGCGCCGCGGCTCGTTCTAA
- a CDS encoding helix-turn-helix transcriptional regulator → MAVVIHRGQEAALCETKVNQSPLDDTFVNNEIVGWSSKNKLSVLTFVINCFVSVMVERIRTLLEVRQLTPTQFADAIGVARPIVSHILSGRNKPSLEVVQRILTAMPDLSMPWLLIGTGAMLAATTSAPTPQPMVAPTQVSAPQAPAPAPPKHSEPTQVVAQEPDPEVISIHKPETGPALPRQAPKPPVEAPMPKRFAPAQKSAIAPVAATSDEPANSAAPVPVAAPAALPEPAEPSGPGMATQLLANSEKPIRRIVIFYRDGSFADYQPE, encoded by the coding sequence ATGGCAGTGGTGATTCACCGCGGACAAGAAGCTGCCCTTTGTGAAACAAAAGTAAATCAATCTCCTTTAGATGACACTTTTGTAAACAATGAAATAGTAGGATGGAGTAGCAAGAACAAATTATCAGTACTTACATTTGTTATTAATTGCTTTGTTTCTGTAATGGTTGAACGTATCAGGACGTTGCTGGAAGTCCGTCAGCTAACTCCCACCCAGTTTGCCGATGCCATTGGCGTTGCCCGGCCTATTGTTAGTCACATCCTGTCGGGCCGCAATAAGCCCAGTCTGGAAGTGGTACAGCGAATTTTGACGGCGATGCCTGACCTTTCGATGCCCTGGCTGCTCATTGGCACCGGGGCCATGCTGGCCGCTACCACTTCGGCACCAACGCCCCAGCCGATGGTGGCCCCCACGCAGGTCAGCGCCCCTCAGGCACCCGCACCGGCCCCTCCTAAGCATTCAGAGCCGACGCAGGTAGTTGCACAAGAGCCAGACCCTGAGGTTATTAGCATTCATAAACCCGAAACGGGTCCCGCGCTGCCACGCCAGGCACCTAAGCCCCCGGTGGAAGCGCCGATGCCGAAGCGTTTTGCACCGGCGCAAAAGTCGGCTATTGCTCCCGTAGCAGCTACTTCTGACGAGCCTGCCAATAGTGCCGCTCCGGTCCCGGTTGCCGCTCCCGCTGCGCTTCCTGAGCCTGCTGAGCCCTCGGGCCCCGGCATGGCAACTCAACTGCTGGCCAACTCTGAAAAACCTATTCGGCGAATTGTGATTTTTTACCGGGACGGCTCATTTGCCGACTACCAACCGGAGTAG
- a CDS encoding L,D-transpeptidase family protein — MSFFLRFSSLLWVLFAAVIGGFTLQACGSDNNQSESASGNSAAVRELGPQPLIDSTYVISTFRAEPQFKAYLLQARRFYREHQFRLAWFKDHQPVPQVQTLQNIIAKASDEGLDPKDYKVKDVRPLLAKLEQVRADSTKRTALEREIDVLLTGIYMKWASDYYRGVANPRDLKSTTWQVKPNKIKLNKALLTFLGERKSRYNYYEFAPLHPEYDQLKKALAIYRAQERAGGWPSLPASLKLKPGQSSPAVAALRKRLLNSEGGEAASTPPADSTRVGAAPAAYTYDPELVAAVKKFQQDAGLKPDGVVGGETLRQLNVPIGARIDQLILNMERWRWLPKRFEPDYLLVNIPEYTLHVVEDNKEAFSMPVIVGKVLHETPIFSDKMEYVVLAPYWNVPFSIIQNEMRGKLVADPVGTLNRLDMEVVKGFGRKAKVIDPTSVDWANVTQQTFKYTLRRRPGPDNDLGDVKFIFPNSNDIYLHDTPHDALFSQSARSFSHGCVRVKEPIKLATYLLRNKPGWDQQTILDTIAVRREKYVPLKEKLPVYLVYFTAWADAAGHPHFRDDIYGHDKTLAKEFFD, encoded by the coding sequence ATGTCTTTCTTTCTTCGATTTTCTTCGCTGCTCTGGGTGCTGTTCGCGGCAGTCATTGGCGGCTTCACCCTGCAAGCCTGCGGCTCCGACAACAACCAGTCGGAGTCAGCCAGTGGGAACAGCGCGGCTGTCCGCGAGCTGGGTCCCCAGCCCCTCATCGACAGCACCTACGTCATCAGCACATTCCGGGCCGAGCCCCAGTTTAAGGCCTACCTGTTGCAAGCCCGGCGCTTTTACCGGGAGCATCAGTTTCGGCTGGCATGGTTCAAAGACCACCAACCCGTTCCTCAGGTTCAGACTTTGCAAAATATTATTGCTAAAGCCTCGGATGAGGGATTAGACCCTAAAGATTATAAGGTTAAGGATGTTAGGCCTCTATTGGCAAAGCTGGAACAGGTGCGCGCCGACTCGACCAAGCGCACGGCACTGGAGCGCGAAATTGACGTGTTGCTGACCGGAATCTATATGAAGTGGGCATCGGACTATTACCGCGGCGTGGCCAATCCGCGCGATTTGAAGAGCACCACCTGGCAGGTGAAGCCCAATAAAATCAAGCTCAACAAAGCCCTGCTCACCTTTCTGGGTGAGCGGAAAAGCCGCTATAACTATTACGAGTTTGCCCCGCTACACCCCGAGTACGACCAGCTGAAAAAGGCGCTGGCCATTTACCGCGCTCAGGAGCGGGCGGGGGGCTGGCCCTCGCTGCCGGCCAGCCTCAAGCTCAAGCCGGGGCAGTCGTCGCCGGCCGTGGCGGCTCTGCGCAAGCGCTTGCTCAACAGCGAAGGCGGCGAAGCCGCCAGCACACCCCCGGCCGATTCGACGCGGGTGGGAGCGGCCCCGGCCGCCTACACCTATGACCCCGAGCTGGTGGCCGCCGTGAAGAAATTCCAGCAGGATGCCGGCCTAAAGCCCGACGGCGTGGTGGGCGGCGAAACCCTGCGCCAGCTCAACGTGCCCATTGGCGCGCGCATCGACCAGCTTATCCTGAACATGGAGCGTTGGCGCTGGCTGCCCAAGCGCTTCGAGCCAGACTACCTGTTGGTGAACATTCCGGAGTATACGCTGCACGTGGTGGAGGACAACAAGGAGGCTTTTTCGATGCCCGTCATCGTGGGCAAAGTCCTGCACGAAACCCCCATATTCAGCGACAAAATGGAATATGTGGTGCTCGCACCTTACTGGAACGTGCCCTTCAGCATCATTCAGAACGAGATGCGCGGCAAGCTCGTGGCCGACCCCGTAGGCACCCTCAACCGCCTCGATATGGAGGTGGTGAAAGGCTTCGGCCGCAAGGCCAAAGTCATCGACCCGACCTCCGTGGACTGGGCCAACGTGACGCAGCAGACCTTCAAATACACGTTGCGCCGCCGCCCCGGGCCCGACAATGACCTCGGCGATGTCAAGTTTATTTTCCCCAACTCGAACGACATCTACCTGCACGACACCCCGCATGATGCCCTGTTTTCGCAGTCGGCCCGCAGCTTCAGTCACGGCTGCGTGCGGGTTAAGGAGCCTATCAAACTGGCCACCTACCTGCTGCGCAACAAGCCCGGCTGGGACCAGCAAACCATCCTCGACACCATTGCCGTGCGCCGTGAGAAATACGTTCCGCTAAAGGAAAAGCTTCCCGTATACTTGGTCTACTTCACGGCCTGGGCCGATGCCGCCGGGCACCCGCACTTCCGCGACGACATCTATGGTCACGACAAAACCCTCGCGAAGGAGTTCTTCGACTAA
- a CDS encoding M1 family metallopeptidase: MPLSISQTLPADPHSHAGDSPARVRHLDLDLTVDFGARTLTGRATWSLQAGPAATELVLDTRDLTIEQVELLNSAGNSTPADFTLGKADAVLGQALKVPLAPETAAVRVSYRTSPAAAALQWLEPAQTAGTEPFLFTQSQAILARTWLPCQDSPGIRFTYEATVRVPAHLLALMSAENPQQLDARGEYRFRMAQPIPAYLMALAVGDLRFAPLSGRTGIYAEPATLPVATNEFDDLEKMVAAAEELYGPYRWERYDLLVLPPSFPFGGMENPRLTFVTPTILAGDRSLTSLVAHELAHSWSGNLVTNATWNDFWLNEGFTVYFERRIMEHLYGAEYADMLQVLGRAALLETITEIGLASPDTHLHLALAGRDPDEGLTEIAYEKGCALLLTLEHLVGRPRLDDFIKEYFARFSFQAMDTATFLHYLRAELLDQEPDLEARLNLAAWVEGPGLPPSAPPVASRRFEAVDQELARLETGTTPASLLPATAGWSSHEWVHFLHGLPASLSVDQVAGLDAAFHFTTSGNAEILAAWFPRALRAGYAPADAALEKFLRHVGRRKFLVPLYRAVLATPDGLVRARDVYAQARPNYHSVATGTLDALLDVRT; encoded by the coding sequence ATGCCCCTTTCGATTTCCCAAACGCTTCCCGCAGACCCGCACAGCCACGCTGGCGACAGCCCGGCCCGGGTACGCCACCTCGACCTCGACCTCACGGTGGATTTTGGTGCCCGCACCCTTACTGGCCGCGCCACCTGGAGCCTCCAAGCCGGCCCGGCAGCCACCGAGTTGGTGCTCGACACCCGGGACCTGACTATTGAACAAGTAGAGTTGCTCAACAGCGCTGGAAATTCAACGCCGGCCGACTTCACGCTGGGCAAGGCTGATGCGGTACTAGGCCAGGCACTGAAGGTGCCGCTAGCGCCCGAGACGGCTGCTGTGCGCGTGAGCTACCGTACCTCGCCGGCCGCCGCTGCCCTGCAGTGGCTGGAGCCCGCTCAGACTGCCGGCACCGAGCCCTTTCTCTTCACGCAGTCGCAGGCCATCCTGGCGCGCACCTGGCTGCCGTGCCAGGATTCGCCGGGCATCCGCTTCACCTACGAGGCCACGGTGCGGGTGCCGGCCCACCTGCTGGCCCTGATGAGTGCCGAGAACCCGCAGCAGTTGGACGCCCGCGGCGAGTACCGCTTTCGCATGGCGCAGCCCATCCCGGCCTACCTCATGGCGCTGGCGGTGGGCGACCTGCGCTTTGCCCCGCTTAGCGGACGCACGGGCATCTATGCCGAGCCAGCTACCCTGCCCGTGGCCACGAATGAGTTTGATGACCTCGAAAAGATGGTGGCCGCAGCCGAAGAACTATACGGCCCCTACCGCTGGGAACGGTACGACTTGCTGGTGCTGCCGCCCAGTTTCCCTTTCGGTGGTATGGAAAACCCAAGATTAACATTTGTAACACCAACCATTCTGGCTGGCGACCGCAGTCTGACCAGCTTGGTGGCGCACGAGCTCGCCCACTCCTGGTCGGGCAACCTGGTTACAAATGCAACCTGGAATGACTTCTGGCTGAACGAGGGCTTCACGGTGTATTTCGAGCGCCGGATTATGGAACATTTGTACGGCGCCGAATATGCCGACATGCTGCAGGTGCTGGGCCGGGCGGCTCTACTCGAAACCATAACTGAGATAGGCTTGGCCAGCCCCGATACCCACCTGCACCTGGCCCTGGCCGGCCGCGACCCCGACGAAGGCCTCACCGAAATTGCCTACGAAAAAGGCTGCGCGCTGCTGCTCACGCTGGAGCACCTGGTGGGCCGGCCCCGACTCGATGACTTTATTAAGGAGTATTTCGCCCGCTTCAGCTTTCAGGCAATGGACACCGCCACCTTTCTGCACTATCTCCGCGCCGAGCTGCTTGACCAGGAGCCGGACCTCGAAGCGCGCCTGAATCTGGCGGCGTGGGTAGAAGGCCCCGGGCTCCCGCCCAGCGCGCCGCCCGTTGCGTCGCGGCGCTTTGAGGCCGTCGACCAGGAACTGGCTAGGTTGGAGACGGGCACGACGCCGGCCTCCCTCCTGCCAGCCACCGCCGGCTGGAGCAGCCACGAGTGGGTGCATTTTCTGCATGGGCTGCCGGCCTCGCTTTCGGTAGACCAAGTAGCAGGGCTCGACGCGGCCTTTCACTTCACCACTTCCGGCAACGCCGAAATTCTGGCCGCCTGGTTTCCGCGGGCGTTGCGAGCCGGCTACGCGCCGGCCGACGCGGCGCTGGAAAAATTTCTGCGGCACGTGGGGCGGCGCAAGTTCCTGGTGCCGCTGTACCGGGCCGTGCTGGCCACGCCCGACGGCCTCGTCCGGGCCCGCGACGTGTATGCCCAGGCCCGGCCCAACTACCACTCCGTGGCCACCGGCACGCTCGATGCGCTGTTGGATGTGCGCACATAA